A region from the Benincasa hispida cultivar B227 chromosome 10, ASM972705v1, whole genome shotgun sequence genome encodes:
- the LOC120087889 gene encoding transcription factor TGA9-like isoform X1: MGSQRVEETVPSSTHHHHHHLPYNSLLYGINNNNLSSTLINHDGQSFDFGELEQAIVLQGLEAKNYKLDHHEPKQSFFSGKPAATLEMFPSWPIKYQQTSRGISLRRREESTDESGSAVNTHTISKSNHHHHYNQEGDLELEIEQEESDQMSKKGCSSSCSSGQDQCFIQKHLPLVQPEQMFTDISTTALSSQHQSLQQKRKGCGSISTSQKQLDAKTLRRLAQNREAARKSRLRKKAYVQQLESSRIKLTQLEQDLHRARSQGLFLGACGTGGGIVSPGSAMFDMEYVRWLEEEHRHTVELRGGLEACLPDVELRVRVDACISHYDQIFRLKGEAAKSDIFHLITGIWMSPAERCFIWIGGFRPSDLIKMLMSQLDPITEQQVMEIYKLQHSSQQAEDALSQGLDQLHQSLTDSVAGGPVIDGINHMVLAMDKLSSLQGFLHQADILRQQMLHQLRRILTIRQAARCFLVIGEYYSRLRALSSLWSSRPKEGEDNSCQTSTHHQGHMVQPLHHRFSSF; this comes from the exons ATGGGGAGCCAAAGAGTTGAAGAAACTGTTCCTTCTTCAacccatcatcatcatcatcatcttccaTATAATTCACTTCTTTATGGAATCAACAACAATAATCTTTCCTCCACTTTGAT CAATCATGATGGGCAATCTTTTGATTTTGGAGAATTGGAACAAGCAATTGTGCTACAAGGACTCGAAGCGAAGAACTATAAACTCGATCATCACGAACCTAAACAAA GCTTTTTCTCAGGCAAGCCTGCAGCAACTCTGGAAATGTTCCCTTCTTGGCCAATCAAATACCAACAAACTTCAAga GGAATTAGTttgagaagaagagaagagagcACAGATGAGTCAGGATCAGCTGTGAACACTCATACAATAAGCAAATCTaaccatcatcatcattataATCAAGAGGGGGATTTGGAATTGGAAATAGAACAAGAAGAATCTGATCAGATGAGTAAAAAAGGTTGTTCTTCATCTTGTTCTTCAGGTCAAGATCAGTGCTTTATTCAGAAGCATCTACCGCTGGTTCAACCTGAACAAATGTTCACTGATATTTCAACAACTGCACTTTCATCTCAACATCAATCCCTTCAACAAAAG AGAAAAGGATGTGGTTCCATTTCAACATCACAGAAACAACTTGACGCTAAG ACATTGAGACGTTTAGCTCAGAACAGAGAGGCTGCGAGGAAAAGTCGACTAAGAAAAAAG gCTTACGTACAGCAACTTGAGAGTAGTAGAATCAAGCTTACCCAGCTTGAGCAAGACCTTCACCGCGCACGATCTCAG ggTTTGTTTTTAGGTGCCTGCGGTACTGGCGGCGGCATTGTCAGCCCCG GAAGTGCAATGTTCGATATGGAATATGTAAGGTGGTTGGAAGAAGAGCATCGACACACAGTGGAGCTGCGTGGGGGATTGGAGGCATGTCTACCAGACGTGGAGCTGAGAGTGAGGGTAGACGCCTGCATTTCCCATTACGACCAAATTTTTCGATTGAAAGGAGAGGCTGCTAAGTCCGACATCTTCCATCTCATCACTGGAATCTGGATGTCTCCGGCCGAGCGTTGTTTCATCTGGATCGGTGGATTTCGACCCTCCGATCTCATCAAG ATGTTAATGTCACAATTAGACCCCATAACAGAGCAACAAGTGATGGAGATTTACAAGCTACAACATTCGTCGCAACAGGCTGAAGATGCTTTATCTCAAGGCCTTGATCAGCTCCACCAGTCTTTGACCGATTCCGTCGCTGGTGGTCCCGTCATCGACGGCATCAACCACATGGTTTTGGCCATGGACAAGCTCTCTAGTCTCCAAGGCTTTCTCCATCAG GCAGATATTTTGAGACAACAAATGCTTCATCAACTACGTAGAATACTCACTATCCGACAAGCAGCGAGATGTTTTCTAGTAATTGGTGAATATTACAGTAGATTACGAGCCCTAAGCTCCCTATGGTCCTCTCGTCCAAAGGA GGGTGAAGATAATTCATGCCAAACAAGTACGCATCATCAAGGGCATATGGTTCAACCTTTGCACCATCGTTTCTCAAGCTTCTAA
- the LOC120087889 gene encoding transcription factor TGA9-like isoform X3, which produces MGSQRVEETVPSSTHHHHHHLPYNSLLYGINNNNLSSTLINHDGQSFDFGELEQAIVLQGLEAKNYKLDHHEPKQSFFSGKPAATLEMFPSWPIKYQQTSRGISLRRREESTDESGSAVNTHTISKSNHHHHYNQEGDLELEIEQEESDQMSKKGCSSSCSSGQDQCFIQKHLPLVQPEQMFTDISTTALSSQHQSLQQKRKGCGSISTSQKQLDAKTLRRLAQNREAARKSRLRKKAYVQQLESSRIKLTQLEQDLHRARSQGLFLGACGTGGGIVSPGSAMFDMEYVRWLEEEHRHTVELRGGLEACLPDVELRVRVDACISHYDQIFRLKGEAAKSDIFHLITGIWMSPAERCFIWIGGFRPSDLIKMLMSQLDPITEQQVMEIYKLQHSSQQAEDALSQGLDQLHQSLTDSVAGGPVIDGINHMVLAMDKLSSLQGFLHQIF; this is translated from the exons ATGGGGAGCCAAAGAGTTGAAGAAACTGTTCCTTCTTCAacccatcatcatcatcatcatcttccaTATAATTCACTTCTTTATGGAATCAACAACAATAATCTTTCCTCCACTTTGAT CAATCATGATGGGCAATCTTTTGATTTTGGAGAATTGGAACAAGCAATTGTGCTACAAGGACTCGAAGCGAAGAACTATAAACTCGATCATCACGAACCTAAACAAA GCTTTTTCTCAGGCAAGCCTGCAGCAACTCTGGAAATGTTCCCTTCTTGGCCAATCAAATACCAACAAACTTCAAga GGAATTAGTttgagaagaagagaagagagcACAGATGAGTCAGGATCAGCTGTGAACACTCATACAATAAGCAAATCTaaccatcatcatcattataATCAAGAGGGGGATTTGGAATTGGAAATAGAACAAGAAGAATCTGATCAGATGAGTAAAAAAGGTTGTTCTTCATCTTGTTCTTCAGGTCAAGATCAGTGCTTTATTCAGAAGCATCTACCGCTGGTTCAACCTGAACAAATGTTCACTGATATTTCAACAACTGCACTTTCATCTCAACATCAATCCCTTCAACAAAAG AGAAAAGGATGTGGTTCCATTTCAACATCACAGAAACAACTTGACGCTAAG ACATTGAGACGTTTAGCTCAGAACAGAGAGGCTGCGAGGAAAAGTCGACTAAGAAAAAAG gCTTACGTACAGCAACTTGAGAGTAGTAGAATCAAGCTTACCCAGCTTGAGCAAGACCTTCACCGCGCACGATCTCAG ggTTTGTTTTTAGGTGCCTGCGGTACTGGCGGCGGCATTGTCAGCCCCG GAAGTGCAATGTTCGATATGGAATATGTAAGGTGGTTGGAAGAAGAGCATCGACACACAGTGGAGCTGCGTGGGGGATTGGAGGCATGTCTACCAGACGTGGAGCTGAGAGTGAGGGTAGACGCCTGCATTTCCCATTACGACCAAATTTTTCGATTGAAAGGAGAGGCTGCTAAGTCCGACATCTTCCATCTCATCACTGGAATCTGGATGTCTCCGGCCGAGCGTTGTTTCATCTGGATCGGTGGATTTCGACCCTCCGATCTCATCAAG ATGTTAATGTCACAATTAGACCCCATAACAGAGCAACAAGTGATGGAGATTTACAAGCTACAACATTCGTCGCAACAGGCTGAAGATGCTTTATCTCAAGGCCTTGATCAGCTCCACCAGTCTTTGACCGATTCCGTCGCTGGTGGTCCCGTCATCGACGGCATCAACCACATGGTTTTGGCCATGGACAAGCTCTCTAGTCTCCAAGGCTTTCTCCATCAG ATATTTTGA
- the LOC120087889 gene encoding transcription factor TGA9-like isoform X2, producing the protein MGSQRVEETVPSSTHHHHHHLPYNSLLYGINNNNLSSTLINHDGQSFDFGELEQAIVLQGLEAKNYKLDHHEPKQSKPAATLEMFPSWPIKYQQTSRGISLRRREESTDESGSAVNTHTISKSNHHHHYNQEGDLELEIEQEESDQMSKKGCSSSCSSGQDQCFIQKHLPLVQPEQMFTDISTTALSSQHQSLQQKRKGCGSISTSQKQLDAKTLRRLAQNREAARKSRLRKKAYVQQLESSRIKLTQLEQDLHRARSQGLFLGACGTGGGIVSPGSAMFDMEYVRWLEEEHRHTVELRGGLEACLPDVELRVRVDACISHYDQIFRLKGEAAKSDIFHLITGIWMSPAERCFIWIGGFRPSDLIKMLMSQLDPITEQQVMEIYKLQHSSQQAEDALSQGLDQLHQSLTDSVAGGPVIDGINHMVLAMDKLSSLQGFLHQADILRQQMLHQLRRILTIRQAARCFLVIGEYYSRLRALSSLWSSRPKEGEDNSCQTSTHHQGHMVQPLHHRFSSF; encoded by the exons ATGGGGAGCCAAAGAGTTGAAGAAACTGTTCCTTCTTCAacccatcatcatcatcatcatcttccaTATAATTCACTTCTTTATGGAATCAACAACAATAATCTTTCCTCCACTTTGAT CAATCATGATGGGCAATCTTTTGATTTTGGAGAATTGGAACAAGCAATTGTGCTACAAGGACTCGAAGCGAAGAACTATAAACTCGATCATCACGAACCTAAACAAA GCAAGCCTGCAGCAACTCTGGAAATGTTCCCTTCTTGGCCAATCAAATACCAACAAACTTCAAga GGAATTAGTttgagaagaagagaagagagcACAGATGAGTCAGGATCAGCTGTGAACACTCATACAATAAGCAAATCTaaccatcatcatcattataATCAAGAGGGGGATTTGGAATTGGAAATAGAACAAGAAGAATCTGATCAGATGAGTAAAAAAGGTTGTTCTTCATCTTGTTCTTCAGGTCAAGATCAGTGCTTTATTCAGAAGCATCTACCGCTGGTTCAACCTGAACAAATGTTCACTGATATTTCAACAACTGCACTTTCATCTCAACATCAATCCCTTCAACAAAAG AGAAAAGGATGTGGTTCCATTTCAACATCACAGAAACAACTTGACGCTAAG ACATTGAGACGTTTAGCTCAGAACAGAGAGGCTGCGAGGAAAAGTCGACTAAGAAAAAAG gCTTACGTACAGCAACTTGAGAGTAGTAGAATCAAGCTTACCCAGCTTGAGCAAGACCTTCACCGCGCACGATCTCAG ggTTTGTTTTTAGGTGCCTGCGGTACTGGCGGCGGCATTGTCAGCCCCG GAAGTGCAATGTTCGATATGGAATATGTAAGGTGGTTGGAAGAAGAGCATCGACACACAGTGGAGCTGCGTGGGGGATTGGAGGCATGTCTACCAGACGTGGAGCTGAGAGTGAGGGTAGACGCCTGCATTTCCCATTACGACCAAATTTTTCGATTGAAAGGAGAGGCTGCTAAGTCCGACATCTTCCATCTCATCACTGGAATCTGGATGTCTCCGGCCGAGCGTTGTTTCATCTGGATCGGTGGATTTCGACCCTCCGATCTCATCAAG ATGTTAATGTCACAATTAGACCCCATAACAGAGCAACAAGTGATGGAGATTTACAAGCTACAACATTCGTCGCAACAGGCTGAAGATGCTTTATCTCAAGGCCTTGATCAGCTCCACCAGTCTTTGACCGATTCCGTCGCTGGTGGTCCCGTCATCGACGGCATCAACCACATGGTTTTGGCCATGGACAAGCTCTCTAGTCTCCAAGGCTTTCTCCATCAG GCAGATATTTTGAGACAACAAATGCTTCATCAACTACGTAGAATACTCACTATCCGACAAGCAGCGAGATGTTTTCTAGTAATTGGTGAATATTACAGTAGATTACGAGCCCTAAGCTCCCTATGGTCCTCTCGTCCAAAGGA GGGTGAAGATAATTCATGCCAAACAAGTACGCATCATCAAGGGCATATGGTTCAACCTTTGCACCATCGTTTCTCAAGCTTCTAA